The proteins below are encoded in one region of Methanosarcina barkeri 3:
- a CDS encoding GNAT family N-acetyltransferase — translation MDFTIRNEKAEDFNQVENLTREAFWNLYVPGCNEHYLVHIMRNHPDFIKKLDFVAEYNGEIIGNIMYTKAWLYSEDGIKIEIASFGPISVLPKYQRKGVGSALIHHTIDIAKNNGIGVIVIFGDPHNYCKHGFKSSKDFNISDMNGEYPYGMLALELKEGTVKGHNWKYKYSPVLEINEADAEKYDKKFEHKEKRYMPSQEIFSIAVRSYLK, via the coding sequence ATGGATTTTACAATTCGCAATGAAAAAGCAGAGGACTTCAATCAAGTCGAAAACTTGACAAGAGAAGCATTTTGGAACCTCTATGTACCTGGCTGTAACGAACATTATTTAGTACATATTATGAGAAATCATCCTGATTTTATTAAGAAACTTGATTTTGTTGCAGAATACAACGGTGAAATAATTGGTAACATTATGTACACCAAAGCCTGGTTGTATTCGGAAGATGGAATTAAGATAGAAATTGCGAGTTTTGGCCCAATAAGTGTATTACCGAAATATCAGCGGAAAGGTGTAGGCAGTGCATTAATTCACCACACAATTGATATTGCTAAAAACAATGGAATAGGTGTGATTGTTATATTCGGCGACCCCCATAACTATTGCAAGCACGGTTTTAAAAGCAGTAAAGATTTCAATATTAGCGACATGAATGGTGAATATCCTTACGGAATGCTTGCTTTAGAATTAAAGGAAGGAACTGTTAAAGGGCATAATTGGAAGTATAAATATAGTCCGGTATTAGAAATTAATGAAGCTGATGCAGAAAAGTATGACAAAAAATTTGAACATAAAGAAAAAAGATACATGCCCTCTCAGGAGATATTCTCAATTGCAGTAAGATCATACCTGAAGTAA
- a CDS encoding right-handed parallel beta-helix repeat-containing protein produces MKTFSAIIFSIILFMLLSPGIAGAVNQNDINQELQQGGIIHIPAGTYILTDSIILQSNTILEGESGTVIKIPDHAGWPAWKPLISGNGVQNVTIRSLEINANSNGNSETPHGAGYYNCIHVVDCDNLQVYNCTFHDSLGDGLRTKRCENIKFYNNLVYRLGHEGFFGIESQYIECFNNRITTRTNSGLRIWNSANVRFHDNVIDAQLDAGGGDPGIQIEDSKGTVGNVEIYNNVLNRTWGKGIWLVAYDSGVSNIQKVLIHHNLFYEIGQSYNIPSTGGIVNDGFQGTLIYNNVFDGVKNNAFRNQVGGQGTVIKDNVFTSTVQHTSISQTGTGYAIADLVGANLSVTNNSFYNNENGNACQTGISNADFKDPETHRTSSGWTWTGSTWTCKFVKPTELGSIPLTTTIRLRLMAIIYSILYCKFFN; encoded by the coding sequence ATGAAAACATTTTCCGCTATCATTTTCTCTATCATTTTATTTATGTTACTGTCACCTGGAATAGCTGGAGCAGTAAACCAAAATGACATTAACCAGGAGCTTCAGCAGGGAGGTATAATTCACATTCCTGCCGGAACTTATATTTTGACAGATTCAATAATTCTTCAATCTAACACTATTTTAGAAGGTGAATCCGGAACTGTGATTAAAATTCCGGATCACGCTGGCTGGCCTGCATGGAAACCATTAATCTCAGGAAATGGTGTCCAAAACGTCACAATCCGAAGTTTGGAAATTAATGCAAATAGCAACGGAAATTCAGAAACCCCGCATGGTGCAGGTTATTATAACTGCATCCATGTAGTCGATTGCGATAATTTACAGGTTTATAACTGTACTTTTCACGATAGTCTGGGAGATGGCCTGAGAACCAAAAGATGTGAAAACATTAAATTTTATAATAATCTTGTTTACAGACTCGGACATGAAGGCTTCTTTGGCATTGAGAGTCAGTATATTGAATGTTTCAATAATCGAATAACTACAAGAACAAACAGTGGCCTCAGGATCTGGAACTCTGCAAACGTCAGGTTCCATGACAACGTTATAGATGCGCAATTGGATGCCGGTGGAGGTGATCCTGGAATCCAGATCGAAGATTCCAAAGGCACTGTAGGTAATGTAGAGATCTATAATAATGTCCTTAATAGAACATGGGGAAAAGGTATCTGGTTAGTTGCCTATGATTCGGGAGTCTCAAACATCCAAAAGGTTCTGATTCATCACAATTTATTCTATGAAATCGGACAGAGTTATAATATTCCATCTACAGGAGGCATAGTTAACGATGGATTCCAGGGCACCCTGATTTATAACAACGTTTTTGACGGGGTGAAAAACAACGCCTTTAGAAATCAAGTCGGAGGACAAGGCACAGTAATAAAAGATAATGTTTTTACAAGTACAGTTCAACACACTTCAATTTCTCAAACGGGAACAGGCTATGCGATTGCTGATCTGGTAGGAGCAAATCTTTCTGTAACTAACAATTCTTTTTACAATAATGAAAACGGGAATGCATGTCAAACAGGTATTTCTAATGCCGATTTTAAAGATCCTGAAACTCATCGGACTTCTTCAGGTTGGACCTGGACAGGCTCAACATGGACATGTAAGTTTGTAAAACCAACGGAATTGGGCTCTATTCCACTTACTACAACCATCAGGTTACGACTAATGGCAATAATATACAGCATATTGTATTGTAAATTTTTTAACTGA
- a CDS encoding cation diffusion facilitator family transporter encodes MSEKNFNSHPQEKESSSEQPYENTRKSGLLSFLRRFHVHSHDHSCTHSQVHSHKHSHGHSHTHGTVDPSILATNKGLWAVKWSFIGLMITAILQIFIVFISGSVALLADTIHNFGDASTAIPLAIAFSLARRKPSKRFSYGYGRVEDLAGIIIVFLILFSAAVAGYESVNRFLNPQPVEHLQAVVIAAIIGCVGNEVVAQFRMKVGKEIGSAALIADGYHARIDGFTSLAVLVGAIGIWLGYPIIDPLIGMLITISILKIVVDSSKLVFTRLLDGVEPEVIDNVKNITESVEGVCEVTDLRVRWIGHRLHAEINASVSPSLSVEEGHEIANAIREKLLENFSYLSGTTIHVDPLTASGECCHYGSDNSEIPHGKQKQVSSACSQ; translated from the coding sequence ATGTCCGAAAAGAATTTCAATTCTCATCCTCAGGAAAAGGAAAGCAGTTCCGAACAGCCGTATGAGAATACTCGAAAGAGTGGACTTCTCAGTTTCCTCCGTCGTTTTCATGTTCATTCTCATGACCACTCCTGTACTCATTCCCAGGTACACTCTCATAAACACTCTCATGGGCACAGCCACACTCATGGGACCGTGGACCCTTCCATACTTGCTACTAATAAAGGTCTCTGGGCAGTAAAATGGTCGTTTATAGGGCTGATGATCACAGCCATTTTGCAGATTTTCATAGTTTTTATTTCAGGGAGTGTTGCCCTTCTTGCCGATACCATCCATAACTTCGGGGACGCGTCAACTGCAATTCCTCTTGCAATAGCTTTTTCCCTTGCCAGAAGAAAACCAAGCAAACGATTTTCCTACGGATACGGAAGGGTAGAGGATCTTGCAGGTATAATCATCGTTTTCCTTATCCTTTTCAGTGCGGCTGTTGCAGGTTATGAGTCCGTAAACCGCTTCTTGAACCCTCAGCCTGTAGAACATTTGCAGGCTGTAGTTATTGCCGCAATTATAGGCTGTGTCGGAAACGAGGTTGTGGCCCAGTTCAGGATGAAAGTCGGAAAGGAAATAGGAAGTGCAGCCCTTATTGCAGATGGATATCATGCCAGAATAGACGGTTTTACCAGCCTTGCAGTCCTTGTCGGAGCCATCGGTATCTGGCTTGGATATCCTATCATTGACCCTCTAATTGGAATGTTAATCACAATCAGTATTCTCAAAATAGTCGTTGACTCGAGCAAGCTCGTATTTACTCGCCTTCTTGATGGCGTTGAGCCTGAAGTTATTGATAATGTAAAGAACATTACTGAAAGTGTAGAAGGTGTCTGTGAAGTAACCGACCTTAGAGTACGCTGGATAGGACACCGGCTACATGCAGAGATCAATGCTTCAGTTTCGCCTTCTCTTTCAGTTGAGGAAGGACATGAAATCGCTAATGCTATAAGAGAAAAACTTCTTGAAAACTTCTCTTACCTTTCCGGCACCACTATCCATGTTGATCCTCTCACGGCCTCAGGAGAGTGCTGCCACTACGGGTCTGATAATTCGGAAATCCCGCATGGAAAACAGAAGCAGGTTTCAAGTGCCTGTTCCCAATAA
- a CDS encoding nascent polypeptide-associated complex protein, producing the protein MFPGMGGVGGRGMNPAKMKQMMKQMGIDVKELKDVQEVVIKTADSNIIIENANVTIMKVQGSETYQIVGDVKEVPKELEIPAEDIKLVMEQTGVSEDEARKALQSSNGDLAEAIVALSSA; encoded by the coding sequence ATGTTCCCAGGAATGGGAGGGGTAGGGGGCCGGGGAATGAACCCGGCTAAAATGAAGCAGATGATGAAACAGATGGGAATTGACGTTAAAGAACTCAAGGATGTTCAGGAAGTAGTCATAAAGACTGCGGACTCTAATATCATTATAGAGAACGCAAATGTCACTATCATGAAAGTCCAGGGTTCGGAAACATACCAGATTGTAGGTGACGTAAAAGAAGTCCCGAAAGAACTGGAGATTCCTGCTGAAGATATAAAACTCGTAATGGAACAGACCGGTGTTTCTGAAGATGAAGCCCGGAAAGCCCTGCAGAGTTCGAATGGAGATCTGGCAGAAGCCATTGTGGCACTTTCTTCTGCCTGA
- a CDS encoding iron-sulfur cluster assembly accessory protein — protein MIEVTDRAAEELKTLIEQEEKPELALRIFVAGVACSGVQYGLAFDDELGEDDVTMESNGIKLVMAKDIERSFSEGSIDFVEDENGKGFLIRNPSAGGGCGTCGGCH, from the coding sequence ATGATAGAAGTAACAGACAGAGCTGCTGAAGAATTGAAAACACTGATTGAGCAGGAAGAGAAACCTGAGCTTGCTCTCAGAATTTTTGTTGCCGGGGTTGCCTGCAGTGGAGTTCAGTATGGCTTAGCCTTTGACGATGAACTTGGTGAAGATGATGTGACTATGGAAAGTAACGGGATTAAACTCGTTATGGCAAAAGATATCGAAAGAAGCTTCTCTGAGGGCAGTATTGACTTTGTTGAGGACGAAAACGGAAAAGGATTCCTTATCCGTAATCCAAGTGCCGGCGGTGGATGCGGTACCTGTGGCGGATGCCATTAA
- a CDS encoding amylo-alpha-1,6-glucosidase: MSGIKFGADSFSTYEEGIKKEWIVGNGLGGYASSTVIGANTRTYHGLLVASPEKSPGRFVLLSSLDEEISINEEVYRLATHKYPDTVFPSGFNYISKFILVPFPLWVYQSGDFTIKKKIFMVHDSNTTCILYDIRSRREGALLRIFPLVNSRNFHYTVRSGELSFSQKSTPAGVKLESSNGCNFSLSSNLNYHSDPKWYYNFEYDIEKKRRLNFQEDNFNPGYFEIKLKLGTSHFFIAASTEDISSLTLEQVEEFYTRETYRQNLLTFNSRLTEPFALKLLRATDPFIVKNPSSGENTVIAGYHWFSDWGRDTMISMPGLLLIPRRFEEAKSILKNFSRHCKRGLIPNAFLALGGEPIYNTVDASLWFIHTVGRYFAYTKDFLFISDVWDTLEEIIENYRKGTDFGIGMDSDYLIQQGPQLTWMDAKIGEQAVTPRAGKACEINALWYNALKTTSNLGTHLGKNISSYETLAAGVASNFENVFWNSETNCLFDLVYNDETGNEIKDPAIRPNQIFAVSLPYTVLSPEKEKAIVDRVEKDLLIPFGLRTLSTDNPLYKGHCHGDAVTRDAAYHNGTAWPWLLGAYVKAYRKVHNYSKESLEDMRALLQGFDTHLKAAGVGTISEIFDGDYPYTPGGCIAQAWSVAEILRAYVEDVLGIKP; encoded by the coding sequence ATGAGTGGAATCAAGTTTGGAGCGGATTCCTTTTCCACATACGAGGAAGGGATAAAGAAAGAGTGGATTGTAGGAAACGGACTCGGGGGTTATGCCTCATCTACGGTAATAGGGGCAAATACAAGAACCTATCATGGACTGCTTGTGGCATCTCCGGAAAAATCTCCTGGAAGATTTGTGTTGCTTTCTTCCCTTGATGAAGAAATTTCGATTAACGAAGAAGTTTATAGGCTTGCAACCCATAAGTATCCTGACACTGTTTTCCCTTCAGGCTTCAATTACATCTCCAAATTCATCCTTGTTCCTTTTCCTCTCTGGGTCTACCAGTCCGGCGATTTTACCATAAAGAAAAAGATTTTCATGGTTCACGACAGCAATACAACCTGCATTCTCTATGACATCAGATCTAGAAGAGAAGGAGCTCTGCTAAGAATCTTTCCGCTGGTAAATTCTAGAAATTTCCATTACACTGTTCGCTCAGGAGAACTTTCCTTTTCCCAGAAATCCACTCCTGCAGGAGTAAAATTGGAAAGCTCCAACGGCTGTAACTTCTCGCTTTCATCAAATCTCAATTATCACTCTGATCCTAAATGGTACTATAATTTTGAGTATGATATTGAGAAGAAGAGAAGACTCAACTTCCAGGAAGATAATTTCAATCCGGGTTACTTTGAAATCAAACTCAAACTGGGCACATCTCACTTTTTCATTGCAGCTTCAACCGAAGATATTTCTTCTCTAACGCTCGAACAGGTTGAGGAATTCTATACAAGAGAAACATATCGACAAAACCTTCTCACCTTTAATTCGAGACTTACCGAACCCTTTGCTCTTAAACTTCTCAGAGCAACGGACCCTTTTATAGTGAAGAATCCTTCTTCAGGTGAAAACACGGTGATTGCAGGATATCATTGGTTTTCGGACTGGGGGCGAGACACCATGATCTCTATGCCTGGCCTGCTTTTAATTCCCCGTCGTTTTGAGGAGGCAAAATCCATTCTTAAAAACTTTTCCAGACATTGTAAAAGAGGCCTGATCCCTAACGCTTTCCTGGCACTCGGAGGAGAACCAATTTATAACACTGTAGACGCTTCTCTCTGGTTTATTCACACTGTGGGCCGATATTTCGCATATACGAAAGATTTTCTTTTTATCTCTGACGTCTGGGATACCCTGGAGGAGATCATAGAGAATTACCGTAAGGGTACGGACTTTGGGATAGGCATGGACTCGGATTATCTTATCCAGCAGGGGCCTCAGCTAACCTGGATGGATGCCAAAATCGGGGAACAAGCAGTGACACCCAGGGCAGGTAAAGCTTGCGAAATCAATGCTCTCTGGTATAATGCCCTGAAAACGACTTCCAATCTGGGCACTCACTTAGGAAAAAATATTTCTTCATATGAAACTCTTGCAGCCGGTGTAGCTTCAAATTTTGAGAATGTCTTCTGGAATTCGGAAACTAATTGCCTCTTTGACCTGGTATATAACGATGAAACAGGTAACGAGATTAAAGACCCTGCAATCCGACCTAATCAGATCTTTGCCGTGTCCCTACCTTATACTGTTCTTTCCCCTGAAAAAGAAAAAGCAATCGTAGACAGAGTTGAAAAAGATCTCCTGATTCCTTTTGGACTTAGAACACTTTCGACTGATAACCCGTTATATAAAGGACATTGTCACGGAGATGCAGTAACCAGGGATGCGGCCTATCACAACGGGACAGCCTGGCCCTGGCTCCTTGGAGCGTATGTGAAAGCTTACCGGAAAGTCCACAATTATTCAAAAGAAAGTCTTGAAGATATGCGTGCTCTCCTGCAAGGTTTTGATACTCACCTTAAAGCTGCAGGTGTAGGCACAATTTCCGAAATATTTGATGGCGATTACCCTTACACTCCAGGGGGCTGCATTGCTCAGGCCTGGAGCGTTGCTGAAATTCTCAGAGCGTACGTTGAAGACGTACTTGGAATCAAACCCTGA
- the hisI gene encoding phosphoribosyl-AMP cyclohydrolase, translating to MIDFDALKSEKGLILAVVQDQLSREVLMCAYMNREALEKTVETGIAHFWSRSRQQLWKKGETSGHVQKVKEIRVDCDMDSLLLLVEQVGGACHMGYRSCFYRNLDGEIVGEKVFEPDDVYKP from the coding sequence ATGATTGATTTTGATGCTTTGAAATCTGAAAAGGGTCTTATCCTTGCTGTGGTTCAGGACCAGCTTAGCAGGGAGGTACTAATGTGCGCCTATATGAATCGAGAAGCTCTTGAAAAGACTGTCGAGACAGGAATCGCCCACTTCTGGAGCAGGAGCAGACAGCAGTTATGGAAAAAAGGAGAGACTTCAGGGCATGTACAGAAAGTAAAAGAAATTAGAGTTGACTGTGACATGGATTCTCTCCTTCTGCTCGTGGAACAGGTTGGGGGAGCCTGCCATATGGGGTACAGATCCTGTTTTTATCGGAATCTTGATGGAGAGATTGTGGGAGAAAAAGTCTTTGAGCCTGATGATGTGTATAAACCTTAA
- a CDS encoding PINc/VapC family ATPase, whose product MADEKRIWRIVPDTSVIIDGRLSSRIRSGDFRGAEIIIPEAVVSELEAQANKGREIGFKGLEELLELRKLAERDEIFLQFSGVQPTLEEIKLSKEGRVDALIRSTATEVGGLFLSEDRVQSLIAEAKGLNVEYMHPKVPDPSELSPLKVERFFTEDTMSVHLKNGVSPMAKKGPVGDIHYIKIRDEPATSAELSSISRELIERARLDPESFIEMSSSGATVLQIRNMRIAIAHPPFSDDMEITIVRPTVIVDLEHYRLSDKLKERIVSQRGILIAGPPGAGKSTFAAGVARYLNDRGQVVKTMESPRDLQVPPEITQYSPLNGRMEDTADLLLLVRPDYTIYDEVRKTGDFLIFADMRLAGVGMIGVVHATRAVDAIQRLIGRVELGVIPQVVDTVIFIDKGEVAKVLVLEFTVKVPHGMTEQDLARPVIVIADFETRRVEYEIYTYGEQVVVMPVGPPTELRKPAWKLAEEEIRNVISRYASGPVEVEVTSDDSAIVKVREDEVRKVIGKGGNVIDRIENVLGLHIDVREMELETQRAAKGRKYGTESRTLREKRRTTSFEEEPGVSSVHPFIERDKKHLILGAPELAGKDVEIYLEDQYLFSATVSRHGDVKLRANSDLASEILEAQDRGGSIEIRLI is encoded by the coding sequence ATGGCTGATGAGAAGCGGATATGGAGAATCGTTCCGGACACAAGCGTGATTATTGACGGAAGACTTTCGTCCCGCATTAGAAGCGGGGATTTCAGGGGTGCTGAGATCATTATTCCCGAAGCTGTGGTCTCGGAACTTGAAGCCCAGGCAAATAAGGGCAGGGAAATAGGATTTAAAGGGCTTGAAGAGCTTCTGGAACTTCGCAAGCTGGCAGAGAGAGACGAAATTTTTCTTCAATTCAGTGGGGTTCAGCCCACTCTTGAGGAGATCAAGCTCTCTAAAGAGGGCAGAGTAGATGCTCTTATCCGAAGCACAGCTACTGAGGTCGGAGGGCTATTTTTAAGTGAGGACAGGGTACAGTCCCTTATAGCTGAAGCCAAGGGACTTAATGTCGAGTACATGCATCCTAAAGTCCCGGATCCATCCGAACTTTCGCCTCTCAAAGTAGAGCGTTTTTTCACGGAAGATACAATGTCCGTACATCTTAAAAACGGAGTTTCCCCTATGGCCAAGAAAGGACCTGTAGGGGATATACATTACATAAAAATCCGTGATGAGCCTGCTACTTCTGCAGAGCTTTCAAGTATCTCGAGGGAACTTATTGAAAGGGCAAGATTGGACCCCGAATCTTTTATCGAGATGTCTTCAAGCGGAGCTACAGTCCTGCAAATCAGGAATATGAGAATTGCGATTGCTCACCCGCCTTTTTCCGATGACATGGAAATTACGATTGTAAGGCCGACCGTAATTGTGGATCTTGAGCACTACCGGCTGAGTGACAAGCTCAAAGAACGAATTGTAAGCCAGCGTGGTATTCTTATTGCCGGCCCTCCTGGAGCTGGAAAGTCTACTTTTGCTGCAGGAGTTGCCCGATACCTTAATGACCGCGGACAGGTAGTTAAAACAATGGAGTCTCCAAGAGACCTCCAGGTGCCTCCTGAAATCACCCAGTATTCACCTTTGAATGGCAGGATGGAAGATACTGCGGACCTTTTGCTCCTGGTCAGACCGGATTATACGATTTATGATGAAGTCCGGAAGACCGGTGATTTCCTGATTTTTGCGGATATGCGGCTTGCAGGCGTGGGAATGATCGGAGTAGTACATGCAACCAGGGCAGTTGACGCAATTCAACGCCTGATCGGAAGGGTTGAACTGGGTGTAATCCCCCAGGTAGTGGATACTGTCATTTTCATTGATAAAGGAGAAGTGGCAAAGGTTCTGGTACTTGAGTTTACTGTCAAAGTTCCTCATGGAATGACCGAACAGGATCTGGCAAGACCGGTAATCGTTATTGCCGATTTTGAGACCCGAAGAGTAGAATATGAGATCTATACCTATGGGGAACAGGTTGTTGTTATGCCAGTAGGGCCTCCTACAGAACTTAGGAAACCTGCCTGGAAGCTTGCGGAAGAAGAGATAAGAAATGTTATTAGCAGGTACGCCTCCGGCCCGGTTGAAGTTGAAGTGACTTCAGACGACAGTGCAATTGTAAAGGTTCGGGAAGATGAGGTGCGAAAAGTCATTGGCAAAGGTGGGAATGTTATTGACCGGATCGAAAATGTCCTTGGTCTACATATTGACGTAAGAGAAATGGAATTAGAAACCCAAAGAGCTGCAAAAGGTAGGAAATACGGAACTGAAAGCAGAACTCTCCGAGAGAAACGGAGGACAACGAGCTTTGAGGAGGAGCCCGGTGTTTCTTCTGTTCATCCTTTCATAGAAAGAGATAAGAAACACCTTATTCTTGGGGCGCCGGAACTTGCAGGAAAGGATGTGGAAATTTATCTTGAAGACCAGTATCTGTTCAGTGCAACAGTAAGCCGGCATGGAGATGTGAAACTCAGGGCAAACTCGGATCTTGCATCTGAGATTCTGGAAGCTCAGGACAGGGGAGGGTCGATTGAAATCAGGCTGATCTAA
- a CDS encoding GNAT family N-acetyltransferase, which yields MDLKTQYDCLNIDWNRVSEILKKVNMASFEGDVHKRCFENSHTVIFVFDNEKLIGFGRAISDGIYQAAIYDVAVLPEYQGKKIGSLIVEHILNSIPQCNFILYASPGKEPFYEKLNFRKMKTGMSLFRYPEMMQKKGFTE from the coding sequence ATGGACCTGAAAACTCAATATGACTGCTTAAATATTGACTGGAATCGTGTATCTGAAATATTAAAAAAAGTTAATATGGCATCTTTTGAAGGAGATGTGCATAAGAGGTGCTTTGAAAATAGCCATACTGTTATATTTGTTTTTGATAACGAGAAACTAATTGGTTTTGGGCGTGCAATTTCAGATGGAATATATCAAGCTGCAATTTATGATGTAGCGGTACTGCCTGAGTATCAGGGTAAAAAGATAGGCAGTTTAATTGTTGAACACATTTTGAACTCAATTCCGCAATGTAATTTTATATTATATGCTTCACCTGGAAAAGAACCGTTTTATGAGAAATTGAACTTTCGAAAAATGAAAACAGGAATGTCTTTGTTTCGATATCCAGAAATGATGCAGAAGAAAGGTTTTACTGAATAA
- a CDS encoding PadR family transcriptional regulator has translation MEESTDNNKMCTEIRRAFLKYVVLKIIKENPTHGYDIIKTVELRSNGRWTPSAGSIYPILEKLESKGFIRSEGIERRKVYTITPKGMAGLDRMTQEKLELLNEMSRIVNNVIEGDDNSDAEMKDDDTWNGNQKSEAAHDCDFRNQGEEEEEEKEEEKENDKNGR, from the coding sequence ATGGAAGAAAGCACCGACAATAATAAAATGTGTACGGAAATCAGGCGAGCTTTTCTCAAGTATGTCGTGCTGAAAATTATTAAAGAGAACCCTACTCATGGTTATGACATCATCAAGACGGTCGAGCTCCGCTCAAACGGGCGATGGACTCCGAGTGCAGGCTCTATCTACCCAATTCTGGAGAAACTTGAGTCAAAAGGTTTCATCCGGAGCGAGGGGATTGAACGCAGGAAAGTCTACACGATCACCCCAAAAGGGATGGCAGGACTGGACCGTATGACACAGGAAAAACTTGAACTCCTGAACGAAATGTCCCGAATCGTCAACAATGTGATTGAAGGTGACGATAACAGTGATGCCGAGATGAAAGACGACGATACCTGGAATGGTAACCAGAAATCTGAGGCGGCGCATGACTGTGACTTCCGGAATCAAGGAGAAGAAGAAGAAGAAGAAAAAGAAGAAGAAAAAGAAAATGATAAAAACGGAAGGTAA